The proteins below come from a single Cryptococcus gattii WM276 chromosome D, complete sequence genomic window:
- a CDS encoding Thiol-disulfide exchange intermediate, putative (Similar to TIGR gene model, INSD accession AAW43298.1), whose product MAGGIQNITSTAGKSARQDSLHASLTNQSINGGSKSLTLSSVHYPPHVCSSRVETDAYSKSQQWCGPCHAIAPVLEQLAGAKIDVDQQRELASRFRITAMPTFKLLKGGNEVDQVSGSKSQAATGEITESLLKQVISKGLHCLNEAKEHPLSSILGPEKGPRGNSYLESDVDPELLISIPFQDPVKLKAISIFSVISPSQAPKTVKLFINQPNIGFDDAENEAPAQELILTPEQVKGDKIQLRFVRFQNVRSLHILVKDNQENEETTRIDSIDVYGAQGEKLDPSVTSQSSAGGGSMLEKLLASGK is encoded by the exons ATGGCCGGTGGTATTCAAAACATTACATCCACAGCGGGTAAGAGCGCTCGTCAGGATAGCCTTCATGCTTCGCTGACCAATCAATCAATCAATGGGGGGTCAAAGAGTTTGACGCTATCGTCCGTTCATTACCCCCCTCACGTTTGCTCGTCGCGG GTAGAGACAGATGCTTACTCCAAATCTCAGCAATGGTGTGGACCTTGCCACGCCATCGCACCTGTGCTAGAGCAGCTGGCTGGCGCT AAGATAGACGTAGATCAACAAAGAGAACTTGCCTCAAGGTTCAGAATAACTGCTATGCCAACTTTCAAACTCTTGAAAGGCGGTAACGAGGTTGACCAGGT CTCCGGCTCCAAATCGCAAGCAGCTACAGGTGAAATAACGGAATCTCTCCTGAAACAGGTCATATCGAAGGGACTCCACTGCCTTAATGAAGCCAAAGAACATCCTCTGTCTTCTATTCTCGGACCTGAAAAGGGTCCTCGAGGCAACTCCTACCTTGAATCGGATGTTGATCCTGAGCTCCTCATATCTATACCTTTTCAAGATCCCGTTAAGCTGAAAGCAATCTCGATCTTTTCTGTTATCAGCCCTTCTCAAGCACCCAAAACAGTAAAGCTGTTTATTAACCAGCCCAACATCGGCTTCGATGATGCGGAAAATGAGGCGCCGGCGCAAGAACTCATTTTGACCCCAGAGCAAGTCAAAGGAGACAAAATCCAGCTGCGATTTGTGAGGTTTCAGAACGTGAGAAGCTTGCATATCTTAGTAAAGGACAATCAGGAGAACGAGGAGACTACCAGAATTGACTCAATTGACGTATATGGTGCTC AGGGTGAAAAACTCGACCCAAGTGTCACTTCACAGTCTTCTGCTGGTGGCGGCAGCATGCTCGAGAAGCTCTTAGCTTCAGGTAAATAA
- a CDS encoding Hypothetical Protein (Similar to TIGR gene model, INSD accession AAW42784.1): protein MRDLEAEEVMRKTLSRKSGDIWIQNGHAIEGGGFISRAAEMFKPVPAMRVLVNQPAVVDGGKKDTVNTFRGGVVSMIAKRTSGFFEGRRLGLQPPAEAAEKTIGQYENACTDGGASSSTCSPSNSPRSLSAINSNTERPISRASGHQSISSTGEGSTSLPAAQIYCATRGRMSNGPTLIFGKRLSNQRLKNRASIGEGNGLELDWLNGDVAHNLQPSMDIKSDASDEPIQCSTRTSQPDKQDNGIITEQKRPLSEQFDYSIDAENSYSRHPSFHNLSFKDQSTPHQSRRPNENNRIYTQSICSSVDISRSPEYYGTENSKLSKRASPHSKHTLLVHKSSFGLPRIKEDDFTASVRKSFEELSRPILRYDVQSTGIDLPPIPRSLIVSHLNLSPVAESQDDSFCETSMILSSSCTEDMHLALQLVASSSNQSIAKGTKEHVRALSVSSRSSLDSPTDTEVQGVVDEMERIMAMDTPTREDFVISSSLSTYTAPSGRLRSASDISVSTSASSAIANTKSGTCHLGGSTEDGPLIPPIPAAYGRSSGLLIVVSHPHPPPLARTPSSSTFGLRGQTDLRHFCIPEPHPPVQQLLPKQSSDSMHSASSRIESELSDREQTFKPKTREYEQSKMEMKIAKQLDERNRWGSIEANSCERGTMVDKPALKSAVQRNNGSTFESTVPTGPLKPLQVIARKQTNRTSLNIPRPTSKASKGFNVLLQNEQTGSKALLGRTNEKEKRKRNARGSKMSSSSTTACMKGLRA from the exons ATGCGGGACTTGGAGGCTGAAGAGGTTATGCGAAAAACCTTGTCAAGAAAAAGCGGTGATATTTGGATTCAAAACGGACATGCCATTGAGGGTGGAGGATTCATATCCCGTGCGGCGGAAATGTTCAAGCCGGTACCCGCAATGCGCGTCCTTGTGAATCAGCCCGCCGTCGTCGATGGCGGAAAAAAAGACACTGTCAATACTTTTAGGGGAGGGGTGGTTTCCATGATAGCTAAAAGAACTAGTGGTTTCTTTGAAGGGCGGCGACTTGGTTTACAACCCCCCGCAGAAGCAGCAGAGAAAACGATTGGACAGTATGAGAACGCCTGCACTGATGGTGGtgcatcttcttccacttGTTCACCATCCAATTCCCCGCGTTCTCTATCTGCCATTAATTCCAATACCGAGCGGCCGATTTCTCGTGCAAGCGGGCATCAGAGTATCAGCTCAACTGGCGAAGGTAGCACCAGTCTTCCTGCCGCTCAAATATACTGTGCGACCAGAGGAAGAATGTCGAATGGACCTACCCTTATATTCGGAAAACGATTGTCGAATCAGCGGCTGAAAAACAGAGCTAGCATTGGGGAAGGCAATGGGCTTGAGCTGGACTGGTTAAACGGCGATGTTGCGCACAA TCTGCAACCCTCTATGGACATTAAAAGTGATGCCAGTGACGAGCCGATTCAATGTTCGACGCGTACATCGCAACCGGACAAACAGGACAATGGTATTATTACTGAACAAAAGCGACCTCTTTCAGAGCAGTTCGACTATAGTATAGATGCCGAAAACAGCTATTCTAGACATCCTTCCTTCCATAATCTGTCATTCAAGGACCAGTCAACCCCGCATCAATCGCGTCGTCCAAATGAAAACAACCGCATCTACACTCAAAGTATCTGCTCGTCGGTAGATATTTCCAGATCACCAGAATATTATGGGACGGAGAATAGCAAGTTGTCAAAACGTGCAAGTCCCCACAGTAAACATACATTATTGGTCCATAAATCCTCCTTTGGCCTGCCCAGGATTAAGGAGGACGATTTCACAGCCAGTGTACGCAAATCTTTCGAAGAGTTGTCCCGACCCATCTTACGCTACGATGTTCAATCCACCGGTATTGACCTCCCTCCCATACCGAGATCTTTGATCGTATCTCACCTCAATTTGTCACCCGTGGCAGAGAGTCAGGACGACAGTTTCTGTGAAACCTCCATGATTCTTTCCAGCTCATGTACGGAAGATATGCATCTCGCTTTGCAGCTTGTTGCCTCGTCCTCTAATCAAAGTATCGCGAAAGGGACGAAGGAACATGTCAGGGCTCTCTCAGTTTCTAGCCGGAGCTCTCTGGACAGCCCCACGGACACTGAAGTGCAAGGTGTTGTggatgagatggaaaggaTAATGGCAATGGATACTCCTACCCGGGAAGACTTTGTTATTTCCTCGTCGCTCTCGACTTATACAGCTCCCAGCGGTAGACTAAGGAGTGCCAGCGATATATCAGTGTCTACTTCTGCAAGCAGCGCAATAGCGAATACTAAATCTGGTACTTGCCATCTCGGCGGTTCAACGGAAGATGGACCGCTAATTCCCCCTATCCCAGCCGCATATGGGCGATCATCCGGCCTACTCATTGTCGTATCTCATCCTCACCCTCCGCCCTTGGCGAGAacgccttcttcttctacttTTGGTTTAAGAGGGCAGACAGACCTTCGCCACTTTTGCATCCCCGAGCCTCATCCTCCTGTCCAGCAATTGCTTCCCAAACAGTCTTCTGACTCGATGCACTCCGCTTCGTCGAGGATCGAGTCAGAATTGAGCGACAGAGAACAGACCTTCAAGCCAAAAACACGAGAGTATGAGCAATCTaagatggagatgaaaATCGCAAAGCAGCTTGATGAGCGTAATCGGTGGGGGAGTATCGAGGCGAATAGTTGCGAAAGGGGAACAATGGTGGATAAGCCTGCTTTAAAATCGGCGGTGCAGCGGAACAATGGCAGTACTTTTGAATCAACAGTTCCTACTGGTCCTCTGAAACCTCTCCAAGTAATCGCACGCAAGCAGACAAATCGCACGAGTCTTAACATTCCCAGACCAACTTCCAAGGCATCCAAGGGGTTCAACGTGTTATTGCAAAATGAACAAACAGGGTCAAAAGCTTTGCTGGGAAGGACAAAtgaaaaagagaagagaaagaggaatGCAAGGGGAAGCAAGATGTCGTCAAGTTCCACGACCGCTTGCATGAAGGGACTCAGGGCATAG
- a CDS encoding Hypothetical protein (Similar to TIGR gene model, INSD accession AAW42782.1; CND04720) gives MLLVLLPIPSALILFSLLLYHLTPLLALVSNLPVPLHKLSTIIPHPKRARNLPREFFNLPPRPGSPNHADSTIGARLGVRGKLMLLLICQGAISLMAGWPTLNLQPSLGPELYLTRHCTVVFCLYPRYVILVWTATYIAILVGCGVMALWQMACTPRKGMIRLRGESRMSIYEKNDLHIAEKEIDRDANAVQQLKRNDSWVSSPCKWRRFHLLPYPSTELFCNSTPPDSYFFFRVLVRNRPCVLV, from the exons ATGCTCCTCGTCCTGCTTCCCATCCCTTCCgccctcatcctcttttcACTTCTTCTCTATCACCTCACACCCCTTCTCGCACTCGTCAGCAACCTCCCTGTCCCCCTTCACAAACTATCAACGATTATCCCCCATCCCAAACGGGCCCGTAACTTGCCTCGCGAATTCTTCAACTTGCCTCCTCGCCCCGGCAGCCCTAATCATGCCGACTCGACAATCGGTGCTCGACTCGGGGTCAGAGGCAAGCTGATGTTGCTGTTGATCTGTCAAGGAGCCATCAGCCTTATGGCAGGATGGCCTACTCTCAATTTAC AACCATCTTTGGGGCCGGAGCTATATCTCACTCGACATTGTACCGTCGTATTTTGCCTTTATCCTCG GTATGTTATCCTTGTATGGACAGCGACCTATATTGCAATCCTTGTCGGCTGTGGCGTCATGGCCCTATGGCAGATGGCATGCACGCCCAGAAAGGGTATGATTCGGTTGCGCGGCGAGAGTAGGATGAGTATATATGAGAAGAATGATCTTCATATTGCCGAAAAAGAAATTGATCGAGATGCCAACGCCGTGCAACAGCTGAAAAGAAATGATAGCTGGGTTTCTTCGCCTTGTAAGTGGCGCCGCTTCCATTTACTTCCATATCCATCAACTGAACTGTTCTGTAATAGCACGCCGCCAGACTCTTATTTCTTCTTTCGAGTACTCGTCCGGAACAGACCTTGCGTCCTCGTATAG
- a CDS encoding Hypothetical protein (Similar to TIGR gene model, INSD accession AAW42780.1; CND04730): MSSPPPVHPRRPKPKRLSLSLPLSPSPARPRPPGPRRPSLLALITQPPAAYPPPAPASPSSSSPAASTSTTPTTSPPLPPTFALAAPTAYPFRQTEPYQDGPVQVLPGIWLGAEESVSRWDVWATNATGNRVRVMNVAQEVEDPFGPGLSRVSGWSAPSGLPEEMPSRKLKLKAYPAVAAGDGARPIPHVEYCHARWSHGELGLADLPEDACLTDVLYPRAPESSERPWRFWETIRWMEEGRQRGIPILIHCQCGVSRSATLAIAYTLALAAAGAMPQYLGHIRVMQDAYDFVKGKSCWIGPNHSLVFQLVDFARSLTTLLSSHYATTPNALIKTSFPTAAESQLSEAEWARRRREFDEDDMGEYTTDRGTTASDGQTAVESCMSAEEAGEEARRLDAAMLARREAAIKEAM, encoded by the exons ATGtcctccccccccccggTGCACCCCCGCCGGCCGAAACCGAAGCGgctctccctctccctccccctctccccctcccccgccCGCCCCCGTCCACCCGGCCCACGCCGCCCCTCCCTCCTCGCCCTCATCACCCAGCCCCCCGCCGCGTATCCCCCCCCCGCGCCCgcctccccctcctcctcctcccccgCCGCCTCCACTTCCACAACCCCCACCACCTCCCCCCCGCTCCCGCCCACCTTCGCCTTGGCGGCGCCCACCGCCTACCCCTTCCGCCAGACAGAGCCATACCAGGACGGCCCCGTCCAAGTCCTCCCTGGCATCTGGCTCGGCGCAGAAGAGTCCGTCAGCCGCTGGGATGTCTGGGCCACCAATGCCACCGGAAATCGCGTGAGAGTCATGAATGTCGCGCAAGAAGTCGAGGATCCGTTTGGCCCAGGTCTCAGCCGTGTCTCCGGGTGGTCAGCACCGTCCGGTCTGCCAGAGGAAATGCCCAGCCGGAAACTCAAGCTCAAGGCATACCCCGCGGTCGCGGCTGGCGATGGGGCGAGACCGATACCGCATGTGGAATACTGCCATGCGAGATGGTCGCACGGCGAGCTGGGCTTGGCAGATTTACCAGAAGACGCTTGTTTAACGGATGTGCTGTATCCTAGGGCGCCTGAGAGTAGCGAGAGGCCGTGGAGATTCTGGGAGACGATCAGATGGATGGAGGAAGGCAGACAGCGTGGGATTCCGATCTTGATTCA TTGTCAATGCGGCGTGTCAAGATCAGCTACTCTGGCAATCGCGTATACGCTGGCCCTCGCTGCGGCCGGCGCAATGCCACAGTACCTGGGACATATTCGAGTGATGCAAGATGCTTATGACTTTGTCAAGGGCAAATCTTGCTGGATAGGTCCTAATCACTC CTTGGTATTTCAACTGGTCGATTTTGCCCGTAGCCTGACGACGCTTCTATCGTCGCATTACGCTACTACACCCAACGCATTGATCAAAACGTCTTTCCCTACCGCCGCAGAGTCTCAGCTCAGTGAAGCTGAATGGGCGCGTCGACGGCGAGAgtttgatgaagatgacaTGGGAGAATACACGACTGACCGCGGTACGACTGCGAGCGATGGACAAACAGCCGTCGAAAGCTGCATGAGCGCAGAAGAGGCTGGAGAGGAGGCAAGAAGACTGGACGCAGCCATGCTTGCCCGGCGAGAAGCAGCGATAAAAGAAGCAATGTAG
- a CDS encoding Hypothetical protein (Similar to TIGR gene model, INSD accession AAW42778.1; CND04740) — translation MSSDLSDPLKPSNGHTLTPFHILTLALCSISLTLTHILGPNTVAGPLTRLSILLVLLLLSHHFILYLLSYHSASLAKAHEAGKAKIDSVVEQSKMEHKKSDRDWEYPDAHPSHFLTTKVGKPRLFPFPLGLAGGGGGYVCMYVFFSGHYNQRETPAARERLKAEMEAKESARQKKAKKTIEAFEAARQKWTTRLTHLKVLMSIISLGLVSKKMAVGCLMAWIYYIVVGYLTGLLALPKEDEEKPAKQRKNTPTARFLLFIP, via the exons ATGTCCAGTGATCTCAGCGACCCTCTCAAACCCAGCAACGGCCATACGCTCACTCCGTTCCACATACTAACGCTTGCCCTTTGCTCCATCTCTCTGACCCTCACCCACATTCTCGGCCCCAACACCGTCGCAGGCCCACTCACACGCCTGTCTATCCTCCtcgttcttcttcttctatcACACCATTTCATTCTTTACCTCCTCTCCTACCATTCCGCCTCTTTGGCAAAAGCGCACGAAGCGGGAAAAGCGAAAATAGATTCCGTGGTTGAACAGAGTAAGATGGAGCACAAAAAGAGCGATCGCGATTGGGAGTACCCAGACGCCCACCCAAGTCATTTTCTGACGACCAAAGTCGGAAAACCACGGCTTTTCCCGTTCCCCCTTGGACTGGccggtggtggtggtggt TACGTATGTATGTATGTGTTTTTTAGCGGCCACTACAACCAACGAGAGACGCCTGCGGCAAGGGAACGGTTGAAAGCCGAGATGGAAGCAAAGGAATCTGCACGACAGAAAAAGGCGAAAAAGACGATTGAGGCATTTGAAGCCGCCAGGCAGAAATGGACGACACGGTTGACTCATCTGAAAGTTTTAATGTCCATTATATCGCTTGGTCTGG TCAGCAAGAAGATGGCAGTAGGATGTTTGATGGCATGGATATACTACATTGTTGTCGGATATCTCACTGGTCTATTGGCATTACcgaaagaagatgaagagaagCCTGCAAAGCAAAGGAAAAACACACCCACAGCACGTTTTTTACTTTTTATTCCATGA
- a CDS encoding DNA-directed RNA polymerase II subunit RPB7 (Similar to TIGR gene model, INSD accession AAW43188.1) produces MFFLRELTHTILLHPSYFGAQLEDYLRQKLYEDVEGTCSGKHGYIISVITITDIGEGKIIPSTGQAKFKTRYTAIVMKPFKGEVVDAKVANVNKMGFFAMVGPLQVFVSCHLTHSDMKFDPSVSPPCYRSNDEIIQKDTKVRIQIVGCRVEANDMFAIGTIKKDYLGQIRDE; encoded by the exons ATGTTCTTCCTG CGAGAACTGACGCATACGATTTTACTCCATCCGTCCTACTTTGGTGCCCAGCTTGAAGACTATCTTCGTCAGAAGCTGTATGAGGATGTCGAGGGGACGTGTAGCGGTAAACATGG GTATATCATCTCCGTCATTACCATAACAGACATAGGTGAAGGCAAGATTATCCCGTCGACCGGTCAAGCAAAATTCAAAACAAGGTATACCGCCATCGTCATGAAACCCTTCAAGGGTGAAGTGGTGGATGCCAAAGTCGCCAATGTCAACAAG ATGGGTTTCTTTGCGATGGTCGGGCCATTACAAGTGTTTGTATCTTGTCAT CTTACACACTCGGATATGAAATTCGATCCCAGCGTTTCACCGCCGTGCTATCGCTCAAATGACGAAATTATTCAAAAGGATACCAAGGTGCGAATACAAATTGTAGGTTGTAGAGTAGAGGCGAACGATATG TTTGCGATCGGAACTATTAAGAAGGACTATCTCGGTCAAATAAGAGATGAGTAA
- a CDS encoding Puf protein, putative (Similar to TIGR gene model, INSD accession AAW43104.1; Member of a family of pumilio homology domains that confer RNA binding activity) — translation MGVHAYRPVMDAEDVAADASNGVSAGYRRARAGTMPSNLQHVASRLTPEADDMEQRASATAATCPTPTNPAYARTSALSPACPQQQTAASRPALRHTASSAANLETPVAAAPSRLRSGSLTLPGAGLGDAFGHGPFSNAWLANPGLTTAATTPARSPLGQRMQQHEGAFSSYTSPSESAGSLGTDDLNFSTLDYLGLADVSDHLPPASMSELRSQTQRAIASSGPASRLRASTVSNFARPFRPSVTSIHSLAQDANPYENGQNEEEVLSRAIENLGVYDAPYMSNPQLANFYAPTNLFKDNHRQRASTIGALENPQRRGLNRSASYLASIPQSPIQNELAAFGAYGYVARSRDSSRAGRLSISSHTSRTGTPEDKGSSTPQVPTRSLWIGNLDVNATSSALLHVFAPYGAIESVRMLPEKTCAFVNFMDKVDAIRARDDVLNRLGGHVSALSETAPVRIGFGKIDSAPNGPSVSTVAPAPPGLVFTTGPPPPLSTTPIAPMSSAPPSSAPGPPGAPVTIPSQTATNMISSPDQNDHTSALPTRALWIGSIPSTTSASTLLQIFSPFGPVESSRVLQNKCCGFVNFERLDSAVSARNALNGRDILGSDVGPIRIGFARVPTRSPTISTAHPGLPASPSDSPTKLGVALNTVLGAASVSTEQQMSVEGGGLENYRSPLVLDLVKQGVHEQVLEKGLAGENGNVSDQQMIMQVLSSQPDEDSDIKAAADPRPPATYYTAIPPLPDRSMRRFDTGKLKEVRKKLDSGQCRQDEIDEITKDLMNDCAELSSDFIGNTIIQKLFERTSHALRIAMLERIAPHLATIGVHKNGTWAAQKIIECSTTDEERAIVVNNLRPFAPPLMCDSLGNYVCAGTLRFGEPFNHYVFDAMIDRMWDIAQNRFGARCMRTCLESPYTSLYQKKRISTSIILNSIPLATNPNGALLLTWLVDSSNLPGRYSLLANRFIPHIAHLCTHKLASLTVLRIITQTTEPQASTNLVQAIFTSTNDQTLVEILSDANNGNQVIGKIIAVNTIAEDLKKQMVEAVRRVLPNIKASTTPPYRMLLEAVGLPVPAGYVTDSPFGRNPNPHWQPNRQQQQQQQQQQPQFGQTYYPYHQSVNDAGGYQAVNGLDNLSPLLIPQTMPLGQMRGNPQPGKSPRTPSARQGRLSPGSMMSPASDPFNPFASPSVDLQYPSQGGLRMGSTLSQPPVTFEQQPAIGGLGMGGQGQGGGMMYYGQQSSGW, via the exons ATGGGCGTGCACGCCTACAGGCCAGTGATGGACGCCGAGGACGTCGCGGCGGACGCGAGCAACGGCGTCTCTGCCGGGTACAGGCGAGCGAGGGCCGG CACGATGCCGTCGAATCTGCAGCACGTGGCGTCCCGGCTTACTCCCGAGGCGGACGACATGGAGCAGCGTGCAAGTGCCACGGCCGCCACGTGTCCCACGCCCACCAACCCCGCGTACGCCCGCACCTCTGCCCTCTCCCCCGCCTGCCCCCAGCAGCAGACGGCCGCCTCACGCCCCGCCCTCCGGCACACGGCGTCGTCCGCCGCCAACCTCGAGACCCCGGTGGCCGCTGCACCCAGCCGTCTGCGCTCCGGCTCGCTCACTTTACCGGGCGCCGGGCTGGGCGACGCCTTTGGACATGGCCCGTTCAGCAATGCGTGGCTGGCGAACCCCGGGCTGACCACGGCGGCGACGACGCCGGCGAGGAGCCCGCTTGGCCAGCGCATGCAGCAGCACGAAGGCGCCTTTTCGTCCTATACCTCGCCGTCCGAGTCGGCCGGCAGTCTGGGCACAGACGATCTCAACTTTTCCACGCTGGATTACCTTGGTTTGGCCGACGTATCGGACCATCTGCCTCCCGCGAGCATGTCCGAGCTGCGGAGCCAGACCCAGCGTGCCATCGCCTCCTCTGGTCCCGCCAGCCGGCTGCGCGCAAGCACCGTCTCCAACTTTGCCCGTCCATTCCGGCCCAGCGTCACATCGATACATTCTCTCGCCCAGGACGCAAATCCGTATGAGAACGGGcaaaatgaagaagaggtgcTTTCACGAGCGATTGAAAATCTTGGCGTGTATGACGCGCCGTACATGTCCAACCCCCAATTAGCCAACTTTTACGCACCAACCAATCTGTTCAAGGATAACCATCGCCAGCGGGCGAGCACGATCGGCGCCCTTGAAAACCCGCAACGAAGAGGGCTCAACCGGTCAGCGAGCTACCTCGCCAGCATTCCCCAGTCGCCCATACAGAATGAACTGGCAGCATTTGGCGCATACGGTTATGTCGCGAGATCAAGGGATTCCAGTCGTGCGGGTAGACTCTCCATTTCCTCTCATACTAGCCGCACGGGTACGCCAGAGGACAAAGGATCCTCGACACCCCAGGTGCCCACAAGAAGCCTGTGGATCGGAAATCTGGACGTTAACGCAACCAGCAGCGCATTGTTACATGTATTCGCACCTTATGGCGCCATCGAGAGTGTCAGAATGTTGCCCGAAAAG ACATGCGCATTTGTCAATTTCATGGACAAGGTGGATGCCATTCGAGCTCGAGACGACGTTTTAAATCGTCTTGGTGGTCACGTTTCCGCTCTTTCCGAGACCGCACCGGTACGCATCGGTTTTGGCAAGATTGATTCTGCACCCAACGGTCCCTCTGTAAGCACCGTCGCACCCGCTCCACCTGGTCTTGTTTTCACAACCGGcccacctcctcctctttccaccACCCCCATCGCTCCCATGTCGTCCGCCCCACCGTCTTCTGCCCCCGGTCCTCCTGGTGCCCCCGTGACCATCCCGTCCCAAACTGCGACCAACATGATCTCCTCCCCCGACCAAAACGACCATACGAGCGCACTCCCAACGAGGGCTCTGTGGATAGGAAGCATACCCAGCACCACCTCGGCCTCGACGCTTCTCCAGATATTCAGTCCATTCGGGCCTGTCGAGTCTTCGCGCGTGCTTCAGAACAAGTGCTGCGGGTTTGTCAACTTTGAACGGCTAGACTCTGCCGTCTCTGCTCGTAATGCGCTGAATGGGCGCGATATTCTCGGGTCCGATGTAGGTCCTATCCGTATCGGATTCGCACGTGTCCCCACCCGCTCGCCGACCATCTCCACCGCCCACCCGGGACTACCTGCCTCCCCTAGCGATTCACCCACTAAACTGGGTGTAGCCCTTAACACCGTCTTGGGCGCGGCATCTGTGTCTACCGAACAGCAAATGTCGGTCGAAGGCGGGGGGTTGGAGAATTATAGAAGCCCGTTGGTGCTCGATCTCGTCAAGCAAGGTGTGCATGAGCAGGTGCTCGAAAAGGGGTTGGCAGGTGAAAACGGTAATGTCTCAGATCAGCAGATGATTATGCAGGTTCTCAGTAGTCAGCCGGATGAGGATAGTGATATCAAGGCCGCAGCTG ATCCTCGTCCACCTGCAACGTATTATACCGCcatccctcctctccctgATCGCTCGATGAGAAGATTTGATACAGGTAAACTAAAAGAGGTTAGAAAGAAGCTTGATTCTGGGCAATGTCGGCAGGACGAGATTGATGAAATCACCAAGGACTTGATGAACGACTGTGCAGAG CTTTCAAGCGATTTTATCGGTAATACCATCATACAAAAACTGTTTGAACGTACTTCCCATGCGCTCCGGATCGCCATGCTCGAACGTATCGCCCCGCATCTCGCTACCATCGGCGTTCACAAGAATGGCACATGGGCCGCTCAAAAGATTATTGAATGCAGCACGACAGATGAAGAGCGCGCCATCGTCGTGAACAACTTGAGACCGTTTGCGCCCCCTCTGATGTGCGACTCGCTGGGTAACTATGTCTGTGCTGGCACCTTGCGATTTGGGGAACCGTTCAACCATTACGTGTTTGATGCGATGATTGACAGAATGTGGGATATTGCGCAGAATAGGTTTGGAGCGAGGTGTATGAGGACTTGCCTAGAGAGCCCCTACACAAGTCTGTACCAAAAG AAACGAATTTCTACCAGTATTATCCTGAATTCTATCCCTTTGGCCACCAACCCCAATGGTGCCCTTTTATTGACCTGGCTGGTGGATTCGTCGAATCTCCCGGGCAGGTACAGTCTGTTGGCGAACAGATTCATTCCCCATATTGCTCATCTCTGCACCCATAAGCTCGCCTCTCTGACTGTTCTGCGCA TTATCACCCAGACCACCGAGCCACAAGCTAGCACCAACCTCGTTCAAGCTATCTTTACATCCACCAATGATCAGACCCTTGTAGAAATTCTGTCCGACGCTAACAACGGTAACCAAGTCATTGGCAAAATCATCGCTGTCAATACCATCGCCGAGGATCTGAAGAAACAGATGGTCGAGGCTGTCCGGCGGGTATTACCGAATATCAAAGCATCAACGACCCCGCCTTATCGCATGTTGCTCGAAGCCGTTGGTTTGCCAGTACCTGCCGGCTACGTCACCGACTCGCCCTTTGGACGAAACCCAAACCCCCATTGGCAACCTAACAgacaacaacaacaacaacaacaacaacaacagccACAGTTTGGCCAAACGTACTATCCGTACCATCAATCAGTAAATGATGCTGGTGGTTACCAAGCTGTCAATGGGTTGGACAACCTTTCGCCATTGTTGATTCCTCAAACTATGCCTCTGGGCCAAATGAGGGGAAATCCTCAACCGGGTAAAAGCCCAAGGACTCCAAGTGCTCGACAGGGAAGGCTGAGTCCAGGTTCGATGATGAGCCCTGCATCAGATCCTTTCAATCCT TTCGCTTCCCCGAGCGTCGATTTGCAATACCCTAGTCAGGGCGGTTTACGCATGGGCTCGACGCTTAGTCAACCTCCAGTGACATTTGAGCAACAACCAGCCATCGGCGGATTGGGAATGGGCGGGCAAGGGCAGGGCGGTGGGATGATGTACTATGGGCAACAAAGCAGT GGATGGTAA